In Quercus robur chromosome 11, dhQueRobu3.1, whole genome shotgun sequence, the following proteins share a genomic window:
- the LOC126706022 gene encoding uncharacterized protein LOC126706022 isoform X1 — translation MCHGTCLIGKMDLETENRIAAMLMKEAAELRRQAEREGVHVYLRERKERFRPNSRFLTATVLGVQQANRAVEVNEMWRVRQKEIELDERIKGRLRDGSSSDSSLRDNNFTSTNKRPSKSANTASASGSSNERGYENGYSKEDEELEKFLHSRSVCVVKRGRGGVGPRMDETGPYLPHRPDFREEELSRSPGVGKGRVIYGPEKPSSLKSYDSSEEELHEQKRKKAKKVHSGSSDKQHSRKHRSKDKSEDKKKKRKEEKRNKRHK, via the exons ATGTGTCATGGAACTTGCTTAATAGGGAAGATGGATCTTGAGACGGAAAACAGAATAGCTGCTATGCTTATGAAAGAAGCAGCAGAATTGCGGCGACAAGCAGAGAGGGAAGGTGTGCATGTCTATCTTCGAGAACGTAAAGAAAGGTTTCGGCCTAATTCACGGTTTCTAACTGCTACTGTTCTTGGCGTGCAACAAG CAAATCGGGCAGTGGAAGTGAATGAGATGTGGCGAGTCCGGCAGAAAGAAATAGAGCTGGACGAAAGGATCAAAGGCAGATTGAGAGATGGGAGCAGCAGTGACAGCAGTCTTAGGGATAATAACTTCACAAGCACAAATAAGAGGCCTTCCAAAAGTGCTAACACTGCCAGTGCTTCAGGATCATCAAATGAAAGAGGGTATGAGAATGGCTAttcaaaggaagatgaagagctTGAGAAGTTTCTACACTCAAGGTCTGTGTGCGT GGTAAAACGTGGCAGAGGTGGTGTTGGGCCAAGAATGGATGAAACAGGTCCATACCTTCCACATCGTCCAGACTTTAGGGAAGAGGAGCTTTCAAGAAGCCCTGGCGTAGGGAAAGGCCGTGTCATCTATGGTCCTGAAAAGCCTTCTTCATTAAAGTCATACGATTCTTCTGAAGAGGAGCTTCATGAGCAAAAGCGAAAGAAGGCAAAGAAGGTTCACTCAGGGAGCTCTGACAAGCAGCACTCGAGGAAGCACAGATCCAAAGATAAGTCagaagataagaaaaagaagaggaaggaggAGAAAAGAAATAAGCGTCACAAGTAA
- the LOC126706022 gene encoding uncharacterized protein LOC126706022 isoform X2, with protein MCHGTCLIGKMDLETENRIAAMLMKEAAELRRQAEREGVHVYLRERKERFRPNSRFLTATVLGVQQANRAVEVNEMWRVRQKEIELDERIKGRLRDGSSSDSSLRDNNFTSTNKRPSKSANTASASGSSNERGYENGYSKEDEELEKFLHSRVKRGRGGVGPRMDETGPYLPHRPDFREEELSRSPGVGKGRVIYGPEKPSSLKSYDSSEEELHEQKRKKAKKVHSGSSDKQHSRKHRSKDKSEDKKKKRKEEKRNKRHK; from the exons ATGTGTCATGGAACTTGCTTAATAGGGAAGATGGATCTTGAGACGGAAAACAGAATAGCTGCTATGCTTATGAAAGAAGCAGCAGAATTGCGGCGACAAGCAGAGAGGGAAGGTGTGCATGTCTATCTTCGAGAACGTAAAGAAAGGTTTCGGCCTAATTCACGGTTTCTAACTGCTACTGTTCTTGGCGTGCAACAAG CAAATCGGGCAGTGGAAGTGAATGAGATGTGGCGAGTCCGGCAGAAAGAAATAGAGCTGGACGAAAGGATCAAAGGCAGATTGAGAGATGGGAGCAGCAGTGACAGCAGTCTTAGGGATAATAACTTCACAAGCACAAATAAGAGGCCTTCCAAAAGTGCTAACACTGCCAGTGCTTCAGGATCATCAAATGAAAGAGGGTATGAGAATGGCTAttcaaaggaagatgaagagctTGAGAAGTTTCTACACTCAAG GGTAAAACGTGGCAGAGGTGGTGTTGGGCCAAGAATGGATGAAACAGGTCCATACCTTCCACATCGTCCAGACTTTAGGGAAGAGGAGCTTTCAAGAAGCCCTGGCGTAGGGAAAGGCCGTGTCATCTATGGTCCTGAAAAGCCTTCTTCATTAAAGTCATACGATTCTTCTGAAGAGGAGCTTCATGAGCAAAAGCGAAAGAAGGCAAAGAAGGTTCACTCAGGGAGCTCTGACAAGCAGCACTCGAGGAAGCACAGATCCAAAGATAAGTCagaagataagaaaaagaagaggaaggaggAGAAAAGAAATAAGCGTCACAAGTAA
- the LOC126706022 gene encoding uncharacterized protein LOC126706022 isoform X3 — translation MDLETENRIAAMLMKEAAELRRQAEREGVHVYLRERKERFRPNSRFLTATVLGVQQANRAVEVNEMWRVRQKEIELDERIKGRLRDGSSSDSSLRDNNFTSTNKRPSKSANTASASGSSNERGYENGYSKEDEELEKFLHSRSVCVVKRGRGGVGPRMDETGPYLPHRPDFREEELSRSPGVGKGRVIYGPEKPSSLKSYDSSEEELHEQKRKKAKKVHSGSSDKQHSRKHRSKDKSEDKKKKRKEEKRNKRHK, via the exons ATGGATCTTGAGACGGAAAACAGAATAGCTGCTATGCTTATGAAAGAAGCAGCAGAATTGCGGCGACAAGCAGAGAGGGAAGGTGTGCATGTCTATCTTCGAGAACGTAAAGAAAGGTTTCGGCCTAATTCACGGTTTCTAACTGCTACTGTTCTTGGCGTGCAACAAG CAAATCGGGCAGTGGAAGTGAATGAGATGTGGCGAGTCCGGCAGAAAGAAATAGAGCTGGACGAAAGGATCAAAGGCAGATTGAGAGATGGGAGCAGCAGTGACAGCAGTCTTAGGGATAATAACTTCACAAGCACAAATAAGAGGCCTTCCAAAAGTGCTAACACTGCCAGTGCTTCAGGATCATCAAATGAAAGAGGGTATGAGAATGGCTAttcaaaggaagatgaagagctTGAGAAGTTTCTACACTCAAGGTCTGTGTGCGT GGTAAAACGTGGCAGAGGTGGTGTTGGGCCAAGAATGGATGAAACAGGTCCATACCTTCCACATCGTCCAGACTTTAGGGAAGAGGAGCTTTCAAGAAGCCCTGGCGTAGGGAAAGGCCGTGTCATCTATGGTCCTGAAAAGCCTTCTTCATTAAAGTCATACGATTCTTCTGAAGAGGAGCTTCATGAGCAAAAGCGAAAGAAGGCAAAGAAGGTTCACTCAGGGAGCTCTGACAAGCAGCACTCGAGGAAGCACAGATCCAAAGATAAGTCagaagataagaaaaagaagaggaaggaggAGAAAAGAAATAAGCGTCACAAGTAA
- the LOC126705883 gene encoding DUF21 domain-containing protein At2g14520-like, translating to MAVEYSCCGSEFFIHILIIVLLVVFAGMMSGLTLGLMSMSLVDLEVLAKSGTPKDRKHAAKILPVVKNQHLLLCTLLICNAAAMETLPIFLDHLVTAWGAILISVTLILLFGEIIPQSVCSRYGLAIGAAVAPVVRVLVFVCFPVAYPISKLLDYLLGHGHVALFRRAELKTLVNMHGNEAGKGGELTHDETTIIAGALELTEKTASDAMTPISDTFAIDINAKLDRELMTLILEKGHSRVPVYYEQPTNIIGLILVKNLLTIHPEEEVPVKSVTIRRIPRLPETMPLYDILNEFQKGHSHMAVVVRRYKTTVEQTPSSPLENQVKAVKINIDGDMSSKERILKSKRSLQKWKSFSNSMNNSYKSSSRSKKWSKDIYSDILQIDGSPLPKQPEEEEAVGIITMEDLIEELLQEEIFDETDHHEEDL from the exons aTGGCGGTGGAGTACAGTTGTTGCGGATCGGAATTCTTCATACACATACTGATAATCGTGCTGTTGGTGGTGTTCGCCGGAATGATGTCAGGTTTAACCTTGGGGCTCATGTCCATGAGCCTCGTCGATCTCGAGGTTCTTGCCAAGTCTGGTACCCCTAAAGATCGCAAACACGCTG CGAAGATATTGCCAGTGGTAAAAAATCAGCATTTATTGCTTTGCACCTTACTAATTTGCAATGCTGCTGCAATGGAG aCACTTCCCATTTTTCTTGATCATCTGGTTACAGCTTGGGGTGCCATTTTGATTTCAGTGACATTGATTCTTCTGTTTGGTGAG ATAATACCGCAATCTGTTTGTTCTCGATATGGTTTGGCAATCGGGGCAGCAGTTGCTCCAGTTGTCCGTGTTCTTGTCTTTGTCTGCTTTCCTGTTGCATATCCAATCAGCAAG CTATTAGACTATCTGCTGGGACATGGGCATGTAGCTCTTTTTCGCAGAGCTGAGTTGAAAACACTCGTAAATATGCATGGAAATGAG GCTGGAAAAGGTGGAGAACTGACGCATGATGAGACTACAATTATTGCTGGAGCACTTGAGCTTACTGAAAAAACAGCTAGTGATGCCATGACTCCCATATCTGATACTTTTGCAATTGATATCAATGCAAAGCTTGACAG GGAATTGATGACTCTAATATTGGAAAAAGGGCATAGCAGAGTACCTGTTTATTACGAGCAACCTACAAACATAATTGGACTTATCCTG GTCAAGAATTTGTTAACGATTCACCCAGAAGAGGAAGTGCCAGTAAAGAGTGTCACCATACGTAGGATTCCAAG GTTGCCAGAAACTATGCCCTTATATGACATATTAAATGAGTTTCAGAAAGGTCACAGCCACATGGCTGTTGTTGTGAGACGGTACAAGACAACAGTGGAGCAGACCCCTAGCAGCCCTCTTGAAA ATCAAGTGAAAGCTGTGAAAATAAACATTGACGGTGACATGTCTTCCAAAGAGAGGATTTTAAAGAGCAAGAGATCACTCCAGAAGTGGAAGAGCTTTTCCAACAGTATGAATAATTCATATAAGAGTAGTTCTAGGAGCAAGAAGTGGTCAAAGGACATTTACTCTGACATTCTGCAAATTGATGGCAGTCCACTTCCAAAGCaaccagaagaagaagaagctgttGGCATAATTACGATGGAAGATCTTATTGAAGAGCTTTTACAG GAGGAGATCTTTGATGAGACGGATCATCATGAGGAGGACTTATGA